The following nucleotide sequence is from Pandoraea thiooxydans.
GGCCACCTGGATGGCCGGCGAGGCGATCCAGATTCTCGGCGGCAACGGCTACATCAACGAATATCCGGTCGGCCGGCTGTGGCGCGATGCCAAGCTGTATGAAATCGGCGCCGGCACTTCGGAGATCCGCCGCATGCTGATCGGCCGCGAACTGTTCGCCGAGACGCTGTGAGGAGCCGCGATGCGGCGCTACAATCGACCTAGCGCCGCGTCCAACCTCAAGGCCCTCGATCGGTATGGCTCATTTTCCCAAACTGCTGTCGTCGCAGATCGCCTACGATGTGGCACGCACCATGCTGGATGGCTTCGACAAGCACTACCGGCTGTTTCGCGACGTCTCGGTCGACGCCAAGGCGCGCTTCGAGGCAGGCGACTGGCTGGGGCTGCAGACGCTGCAGCGCGAGCGCATCGCATTTTATGATCGGCGCGTGCAGGAGACGGTCGAAGCGCTCGAGGACGAATACGACGCCGAAGATCTCGAACAGGAAGTCTGGCAGCAGATCAAACTGCACTACATCGGCTTGCTGACCGATCATCGCCAACCGGAATGCGCTGAAACGTTCTTCAATTCGGTGAGCTGCAAGATCTTGCAGCGCGCCTATTTCAACAACAATTTCATCTTCGTGCGGCCGGCCATCGCCACCGAATACATCGAAAACGACGAGCCCGCCAGCAAGCCGACCTATCGCGTCTACTACCCTGGCCACACCGGCCTGGCGAGCACGCTCGAGCGCATCGTCACCAACTTCCAGCTCGAACTCCCGTTCGACGACCTGCCACGCGATGTCGGATACGTGATGCGCGCCATCGACGAGGAATTCGGCCGCTTCGACATCGCGCCGAACTTCCAGATCCACGTGCTCTCGTCGCTGTTCTTTCGCAACAAGGCCGCCTATATCATCGGACGCATCATCAACGGCGATCACCTGCTGCCGTTCGCCGTGCCGATCATGCACGACGCCGAAGGCAAATTGCGGCTCGACGCGGTTCTGCTGCGCCGCGAGCAGCTGCAGATCATTTTCAGCTTCACGCATGCCTACTTCATGGTCGATATGGAAGTACCGTCGGCCTATGTGCAGTTTCTGCGCACCATCATGCCCGGCAAGCCGAAGTGGGAAATCTACACTTCCGTCGGGTTGCAGAAGCACGGGAAAAATCTCTTCTACCGCGATTTCCTGCATCACCTGAAACACTCCAGCGACCAGTTCATCGCCGCGCCGGGTATCAAGGGCCTGGTGATGCTGGTCTTCACGCTGCCCTCGTACCCCTACGTTTTCAAGATCATCAGGGATCGTTTCGGCCCGCCCAAGGAGACCACGCGTGCGCAGATCAAGGCCAAGTATCTGATGGTCAAGCAGCACGATCGGGTGGGGCGGATGGCCGACACGCTCGAATACTCGAGCGTCGCTTTTCCGCTGTCGCGCTTCGACGAAACCCTGCTCGAGGAACTCAAGCGCGAAATTCCGTCGCTGCTCGAATTCGACGCAGACAAACTCGTCATCCGCCACCTGTACATCGAGCGCCGCATGACGCCGCTCAACCTGTGGCTGCAGCACGCCACCGACGACGCCATCGATCAGGCCATGCGCGAATACGGCAACGCCATCAAGGAACTGATGGCCGCCAATATTTTCCCTGGCGACATGCTGTACAAGAATTTTGGCGTCACCCGCCAGGGCCGCATCGTATTCTATGACTACGATGAACTCGAATACCTGACCGACTGCCAGATCCGCGCCGTGCCGGCGCCGCGCAACGAGGAAGAGGAAATGTCGGGCGAAGTCTGGTACAAGGTCGGGCCGCACGACGTATTTCCGGAAACCTTCGAGACCTTCCTGATGGGCGACCCGCGCGTGCGCAAGGCCTTCATGCGGTATCACCCCGATTTCTTCGACCCGGCCCTGTGGCAGGCGCACAAGGACAAAATCCTGGCTGGCCAAATGCATGACTTTTATCCGTACGATACGGCCCTGCGTTTCGTCAACCGCTACGAGACGGCCGCCGCGGCCGCCGCGGCCTAGACGACACGCCCATCTCCTCAATTGCCCAGGCCAACGCCATGACCCAACCGGAAAAATCACCCCTGATTCATTTGCTCGATGCCAATCGCGACTGGGTGGGCAGCGTCAACGCCGACGATCCGACCTTCTTCGAAAAGCTCGCGCGTCAGCAAGCGCCGGAATATTTGTGGATCGGCTGCTCCGACTCGCGCGTGCCGGCCAATCAGATCACGGGTCTCGCACCGGGTGAAGTGTTCGTGCATCGAAACATCGCCAACGTGGTCGTGCCAAGCGACCTGAACGCCCTGTCGGTGCTGCAATTCGCGGTCGAACTGCTCAAGGTGCGGCACGTCATCGTGGTCGGCCATTACGGCTGCTCGGGAGTCGGCGCGGCGCTCGACGGGCTGCGCATCGGCCTGGCCGACAACTGGCTCGGGCACGTGCGCGACGTGCATGCCAAGCATCAGGACCAACTCAGCACGCTGCCCAATCGCGACGCCCGTTACGACCGCCTGTGCGAGCTCAACGTGATCGAACAGGTCACCCACGTGTGCGCGACCACCGTTGTGCAGGACGCCTGGCTGCGCCGCCAGCCGCTCAGCGTGCACGGCTGGGTGTACGGCATTCGCGATGGCCTGGTGCGCGATCTGGGCATCAGCGTCGCGTCGAACGAGATGCTGCCGGCAGCCTATGAACGATGCGTCAACCATTTTTGCGCGGCGTAGGCCCCGGATGCGACCCGTGTCACCGACTGCAGCGCCCCGCGCCAACCCGCCAACCGAACTCAGGAGCCCCTCATGACCGACCCGATCGTCATCGTATCCGCCGCCCGCACCCCGATGGGGGCATTCCAGGGCGTCTTCAATTCAGTCACCGCGCCGCAATTGGGCAGCGCCGCGATCCGCGCCGCCGTCGAGCGCGCCGGCATCACGCCCGCGCAGGTCGACGAAGTGCTGATGGGCTGCGTGCTGCCCGCCGGCCAGGGCCAGGCGCCCGCGCGCCAGGCCGCGCTGGGTGCCGGGCTGCCGCTGGCCGCCGGCTGCACCACCGTCAACAAAATGTGCGGCTCCGGCATGCGCGCGGCGATGTTCGCTCACGACATGCTGCTGGCAGGCTCGTGCGACGTGATGGTCGCCGGCGGCATGGAGAGCATGACCAACGCCCCGTACCTGCTGCCCAAGGCGCGCGCGGGCATGCGCATGGGGCACGGGCAGGTCATCGATCATATGTTTTATGACGGCCTGGAAGACGCCTACGACAAAGGCCGCCTGATGGGCACCTTCGCCGAGGATTGCGCGCAGCAATACCATTTCAGCCGCCAGGCCCAGGACGAATTCGCGATCGCCTCGCTGCAGCGCGCCCAGCAGGCCAACCAGGACGGCAGCTTCTCCTGGGAAATCGCTCCGGTGACGGTATCCGGCAAAAAGGGCGACGTCGACATCGCGCAGGACGAGCCGCCATTCAAGGCCAACCTCGAAAAGATCCCCGGCCTGAAGCCAGCGTTTCGCAAGGACGGCACCGTCACCGCAGCCAATTCGTCGTCGATCTCCGACGGCGCGGCCGCACTGGTGATGATGCGCGAGTCCACCGCCGCGCGGCTCGGCCTCGCGCCGCTTGCGCGCATCGCCGGGCACAGCACCTTCGCGCAGGCGCCGGGGCTGTTCACCACCGCGCCGGTCGGCGCGATGCGCAAGCTGTTCGAGAAAACCGGCTGGCGCGCGGCCGACGTCGACCTGTATGAAATCAACGAAGCCTTTGCGGTGG
It contains:
- the aceK gene encoding bifunctional isocitrate dehydrogenase kinase/phosphatase, which gives rise to MAHFPKLLSSQIAYDVARTMLDGFDKHYRLFRDVSVDAKARFEAGDWLGLQTLQRERIAFYDRRVQETVEALEDEYDAEDLEQEVWQQIKLHYIGLLTDHRQPECAETFFNSVSCKILQRAYFNNNFIFVRPAIATEYIENDEPASKPTYRVYYPGHTGLASTLERIVTNFQLELPFDDLPRDVGYVMRAIDEEFGRFDIAPNFQIHVLSSLFFRNKAAYIIGRIINGDHLLPFAVPIMHDAEGKLRLDAVLLRREQLQIIFSFTHAYFMVDMEVPSAYVQFLRTIMPGKPKWEIYTSVGLQKHGKNLFYRDFLHHLKHSSDQFIAAPGIKGLVMLVFTLPSYPYVFKIIRDRFGPPKETTRAQIKAKYLMVKQHDRVGRMADTLEYSSVAFPLSRFDETLLEELKREIPSLLEFDADKLVIRHLYIERRMTPLNLWLQHATDDAIDQAMREYGNAIKELMAANIFPGDMLYKNFGVTRQGRIVFYDYDELEYLTDCQIRAVPAPRNEEEEMSGEVWYKVGPHDVFPETFETFLMGDPRVRKAFMRYHPDFFDPALWQAHKDKILAGQMHDFYPYDTALRFVNRYETAAAAAAA
- a CDS encoding acetyl-CoA C-acetyltransferase, whose protein sequence is MTDPIVIVSAARTPMGAFQGVFNSVTAPQLGSAAIRAAVERAGITPAQVDEVLMGCVLPAGQGQAPARQAALGAGLPLAAGCTTVNKMCGSGMRAAMFAHDMLLAGSCDVMVAGGMESMTNAPYLLPKARAGMRMGHGQVIDHMFYDGLEDAYDKGRLMGTFAEDCAQQYHFSRQAQDEFAIASLQRAQQANQDGSFSWEIAPVTVSGKKGDVDIAQDEPPFKANLEKIPGLKPAFRKDGTVTAANSSSISDGAAALVMMRESTAARLGLAPLARIAGHSTFAQAPGLFTTAPVGAMRKLFEKTGWRAADVDLYEINEAFAVVTMAAMQEHQLPHDKVNVHGGACALGHPIGASGARILVTLLGALRKQGARRGVASLCIGGGEATAMAVELM
- the can gene encoding carbonate dehydratase; this encodes MTQPEKSPLIHLLDANRDWVGSVNADDPTFFEKLARQQAPEYLWIGCSDSRVPANQITGLAPGEVFVHRNIANVVVPSDLNALSVLQFAVELLKVRHVIVVGHYGCSGVGAALDGLRIGLADNWLGHVRDVHAKHQDQLSTLPNRDARYDRLCELNVIEQVTHVCATTVVQDAWLRRQPLSVHGWVYGIRDGLVRDLGISVASNEMLPAAYERCVNHFCAA